Proteins encoded in a region of the Rhizophagus irregularis chromosome 24, complete sequence genome:
- a CDS encoding uncharacterized protein (SECRETED:cutsite_TKA-YE; SECRETED:prob_0.5514); SECRETED:SignalP(1-30), with protein sequence MRRPISFTYIIIATICSLMNIIALMPATKAYEVLLRNWGGQSNAECCVWQEDAQHNFITYIPQSVPNEKHHYYYCSNCATFDGMDKEGADLRNGILTYRTLDDTTTYWADMVVSFKPGNNHIRTNRGGDSGYNNHTCFHVFGDHNEARLDEAPYEECQKIRDSN encoded by the exons ATGCGACGTCCTATTTCTTTCACTTATATTATCATTGCAACCATCTGTAGCTTAATGAATATCATAGCTTTGATGCCAGCCACTAAAG cataTGAGGTTCTACTTAGGAATTGGGGTGGTCAAAGTAATG CGGAATGTTGTGTTTGGCAGGAAGATGCTCAACACAATTTCATAACTTATATACCTCAAAGTGTACCCAATGAgaaacatcattattattattgttccaATTGTGCGACCTTCGATGGTATGGATAAAGAGGGTGCAGATTTAAGAAATGGGATTCTTACTTATCGCACGTTAGATGATACTACAACATACTGGGCTGATATGGTAGTTAGTTTTAAACCTGGTAATAATCATATTCGTACAAATCGAGGTGGTGATAGTGGTTATAATAACCATACCTGTTTCCACGTATTTGGTGACCATAATGAAGCAAGACTTGATGAAGCTCCTTACGAAGAATGTCAAAAAATCAGAGATTCAAATTAA